The following coding sequences are from one Shewanella violacea DSS12 window:
- a CDS encoding OmpH family outer membrane protein yields MFNRAMTVLVLIAAPIAAHAEKIAVVDMQSVFQQLPQREQVSKTLKAEFGDRVANVQKMQEELRGMLEKQQRDGALMSKSQKTEMVRKMESIKSKLQLKGKALDEDMRRRQGEEQNKLLAKVQKAINAIALKENYDLVLQRGAVIYVKPTSDISAKVVKALSKG; encoded by the coding sequence ATTTTTAATCGCGCAATGACAGTATTGGTTCTTATTGCTGCACCTATTGCGGCACATGCTGAGAAGATTGCAGTAGTTGATATGCAGTCAGTTTTTCAACAATTACCTCAGCGAGAGCAAGTTAGTAAGACTCTGAAGGCCGAATTTGGTGATCGTGTTGCCAACGTGCAAAAAATGCAGGAAGAGCTTCGTGGCATGCTTGAGAAGCAGCAACGTGATGGTGCCTTGATGAGCAAGTCTCAGAAAACTGAAATGGTACGTAAGATGGAGTCGATCAAATCTAAACTCCAGCTAAAGGGCAAGGCTTTAGACGAAGATATGCGTCGTCGCCAAGGTGAAGAGCAGAATAAATTATTGGCTAAAGTTCAGAAGGCAATCAATGCTATTGCATTGAAAGAGAACTATGACCTAGTGCTTCAGCGCGGTGCAGTTATCTATGTTAAACCAACATCTGATATCAGTGCAAAAGTAGTTAAAGCACTTAGCAAAGGTTAA
- the lpxA gene encoding acyl-ACP--UDP-N-acetylglucosamine O-acyltransferase, with the protein MIDKLAFVHPDAKIGNNVTIGPWTYIGADVEIGDDCWLSSHVVVKGPTVIGKGNKIFQFASVGEDCQDKKYAGEATRLIMGDNNVVRESVTIHRGTTQDKGETRIGSNNLFMAYVHIAHDCVVGDNVIMSNNASIAGHVHVGDWAILGGLTGVHQFVRIGAHAFTAGYSLILQDVPPFVMASGQPGIPRGLNSEGMKRRGFSKESQIAVRRAYKTLYRKGLTVDEAITALSAESDDEQVKFMIDFVSNSNRGIIR; encoded by the coding sequence GTGATAGATAAATTAGCGTTTGTACATCCTGATGCCAAAATTGGTAATAATGTCACCATAGGTCCCTGGACCTATATCGGTGCCGATGTAGAAATTGGTGATGATTGTTGGTTAAGCTCTCATGTCGTTGTCAAAGGCCCAACAGTCATAGGCAAAGGTAATAAGATCTTTCAATTTGCATCAGTCGGTGAAGATTGCCAAGACAAGAAGTATGCAGGTGAAGCAACGCGACTCATCATGGGCGATAATAACGTCGTTCGTGAATCTGTGACCATACATAGAGGCACGACTCAAGATAAGGGCGAGACTCGTATAGGGTCAAACAACTTATTCATGGCTTATGTGCATATTGCCCACGATTGTGTAGTCGGTGACAATGTGATCATGTCTAATAACGCTTCTATTGCTGGTCATGTACATGTTGGTGATTGGGCCATATTAGGTGGCCTCACAGGTGTTCATCAATTTGTTCGCATTGGTGCTCATGCGTTTACTGCAGGTTACTCATTGATCCTGCAAGACGTGCCACCTTTCGTGATGGCATCGGGTCAACCTGGTATACCTCGTGGATTGAACAGCGAAGGCATGAAACGCCGTGGTTTCTCGAAAGAGAGCCAGATAGCGGTTAGACGGGCTTATAAGACACTCTACCGTAAAGGTTTGACAGTCGATGAGGCTATCACTGCGTTATCGGCAGAGTCTGATGATGAACAAGTTAAATTTATGATTGATTTTGTCTCTAATTCCAATCGTGGCATCATCCGCTAG
- the lpxD gene encoding UDP-3-O-(3-hydroxymyristoyl)glucosamine N-acyltransferase, with amino-acid sequence MKSYTLKQLALILGAEIQGDEALEISSVATLENAAQGQLTFLANAKYRAQLEKTQASAVLISPQELEGFTGNALVLTDPYVGFARVAQLLDTTPKAAIGIHDSAVIPTSAKLAEGVAIGANVVIGENVILSENVQIGPGCVIGQDCIIGSGTRLWANVTLYHDVHLGQDCIIHSAAVIGADGFGYANERGIWIKIPQTGGVRIGNRVEIGASTTVDRGAIEHTQIHDGVILDNQVQIAHNDIIGENTAIAGNSTIAGSTHIGKYCIIGGNSAVAGHISIVDGTHISGGTNVTSIIREPGVYTSTTVAMNNKLWRRNTVRFRQLDELFQRVKKLEKSSQTEN; translated from the coding sequence ATGAAAAGCTATACCCTTAAACAGCTGGCTTTAATATTAGGCGCTGAGATTCAAGGCGATGAGGCACTGGAGATATCCAGTGTCGCAACCCTGGAGAATGCGGCCCAAGGTCAGCTTACTTTTTTAGCTAATGCTAAATATCGAGCTCAGTTGGAGAAGACTCAGGCTAGCGCCGTGCTTATTTCTCCTCAAGAGCTCGAAGGTTTTACCGGTAATGCTCTGGTTTTAACCGATCCCTATGTAGGCTTTGCTCGTGTTGCACAGCTGCTGGATACCACACCCAAAGCAGCCATTGGCATACATGACTCTGCGGTCATTCCTACTTCGGCTAAGCTAGCCGAAGGAGTTGCCATAGGCGCTAATGTGGTGATCGGTGAAAACGTTATTCTTTCAGAAAACGTTCAAATCGGCCCAGGTTGTGTCATTGGTCAAGACTGTATCATAGGTTCAGGCACTCGCCTCTGGGCGAATGTCACCCTGTATCATGATGTACACCTTGGGCAAGATTGCATTATACATTCGGCTGCTGTCATTGGAGCCGATGGCTTCGGTTACGCCAATGAGCGTGGAATCTGGATTAAGATCCCCCAAACAGGCGGCGTTCGTATTGGCAATCGAGTCGAGATCGGTGCCAGTACTACGGTGGATCGTGGTGCTATCGAGCATACTCAGATACATGACGGTGTGATACTGGATAATCAGGTACAGATAGCCCATAACGATATAATCGGTGAAAACACGGCTATTGCTGGCAACTCAACGATTGCGGGCAGCACACACATCGGTAAGTACTGCATCATAGGTGGAAATAGTGCCGTTGCGGGTCATATCAGCATCGTTGATGGTACTCATATCTCAGGTGGCACTAATGTCACCAGCATTATCCGTGAGCCAGGTGTGTACACATCCACAACTGTTGCCATGAATAATAAGTTATGGCGCAGGAATACCGTAAGATTTAGACAGTTAGATGAGCTTTTTCAACGCGTTAAAAAGCTTGAAAAATCGAGTCAAACAGAAAATTAA
- the bamA gene encoding outer membrane protein assembly factor BamA, whose product MRFNKLFASMVLVGASLSGNGWAETFQPFEVTDIQVQGLQRVALGAALLTIPVKVGDTVDELKLQQAIKSLYASTNFEHIEVRRDGGVLVVTVKERPTISSVTFEGNKDIKDEQLQESLDGSGVKVGESLDRTMLAGIEKSLQDFYYGVGKYGAKVEAEVVNLPRNRVELKFNFTEGLAAEIKQINVVGNKVITDAELIGMLELKDYVAWWDLFGERRYQKQKLQADLETVKTFYHNRGYIRFDVTSTQVAMTPDRKGLYITINVDEGEKYTVKDVNLTGDLMGREKVMKAILPIKAGDTYNGADVTFAEEMYGKYLGRFGYAYPEVKTYPEINDETKEVSLTVSIQPGKRVYVRNINFSGNQVTKDEVLRRELRQMEGAWLNSAQVEQSKARLNRLGFFETVDTETLQVPGTDDLVDIDFKVKEQPSGSFNAGVGYGTESGMSLQFGVQQSNFLGTGNQAGINLNTNKYSKNVNLSFTDPYFTKDGVSLGGSIYWNEFDAHEANLERYQNSSYGIALNSGFPINEYNRINGGVGFRHNTISEISAYEQALRFYDIYRDADHPDSDLAFNNFELNLGWSRSTLNRGTFPSDGSSQRLSTKVTIPGSDLQYFKADFDTSFYFPLSRNHKWVVLTKARLGYGNGYGQFNDNDQILPFWENYYSGGSSSLRGFKSNSVGPRSFYLSRGLEPCTPDATGDGCYLPGDPNQVQVNDGRSIGGNAIATASFEVIVPTPFLDEAYSNSVRTSFFFDAGNVWDTEFDYDSYKYLPAHEFDKLADYSDASRIRASAGMSVQWLSPMGPMVFSLAWPVKEYEDDETEIFSFNIGKTF is encoded by the coding sequence ATGAGATTTAATAAACTTTTTGCCTCGATGGTATTAGTCGGTGCGTCTTTATCAGGGAACGGTTGGGCAGAAACATTCCAGCCTTTTGAAGTCACAGATATTCAAGTTCAAGGTCTACAACGCGTAGCTCTTGGCGCTGCCTTACTGACTATTCCAGTCAAGGTAGGCGATACTGTCGATGAACTTAAACTTCAACAAGCGATCAAAAGCTTGTATGCCTCGACAAACTTCGAACATATCGAAGTCCGTCGCGATGGCGGTGTTCTAGTTGTCACCGTCAAAGAGCGTCCAACGATCAGTTCAGTTACCTTCGAAGGTAACAAGGACATCAAGGATGAGCAGCTACAAGAGAGCTTAGACGGCTCTGGGGTGAAGGTAGGTGAGTCGCTAGATAGAACCATGCTCGCCGGTATCGAAAAAAGCCTACAAGATTTCTATTACGGTGTCGGTAAATACGGCGCTAAAGTAGAAGCCGAAGTCGTCAATTTACCTCGTAATCGTGTCGAGTTGAAATTCAACTTTACCGAAGGTTTGGCCGCTGAAATCAAGCAGATTAACGTAGTCGGTAATAAAGTTATCACAGATGCCGAGTTGATTGGCATGCTGGAACTTAAAGATTATGTCGCTTGGTGGGACCTGTTTGGTGAGCGTCGTTATCAGAAGCAGAAGCTTCAGGCGGATCTCGAGACAGTAAAGACCTTTTATCATAACCGCGGTTATATTCGTTTCGATGTCACTTCAACCCAAGTGGCCATGACTCCGGATCGTAAAGGCTTGTATATCACCATCAATGTCGACGAGGGTGAAAAGTACACAGTTAAAGACGTTAACCTAACTGGCGACCTCATGGGACGCGAGAAAGTGATGAAGGCGATTCTGCCTATCAAGGCTGGTGACACTTATAATGGCGCCGATGTTACGTTTGCCGAAGAGATGTATGGCAAGTACTTAGGTCGTTTCGGTTACGCTTACCCTGAAGTTAAGACTTACCCTGAAATTAATGATGAGACTAAAGAAGTCAGTCTCACTGTCAGTATTCAGCCGGGTAAACGTGTCTATGTGCGTAACATTAATTTTTCTGGTAACCAAGTTACTAAAGATGAAGTTTTGCGTCGCGAACTGCGCCAGATGGAAGGTGCTTGGCTTAACTCGGCTCAAGTAGAGCAGTCGAAAGCACGTCTGAATCGTCTTGGTTTCTTTGAAACTGTGGACACGGAAACTTTACAGGTTCCTGGCACAGATGATTTGGTCGATATTGATTTTAAGGTGAAGGAACAACCTTCGGGTTCTTTCAATGCCGGTGTGGGTTATGGTACTGAGTCTGGTATGAGCCTGCAGTTTGGTGTACAGCAGAGCAACTTCCTAGGAACCGGTAATCAGGCAGGTATCAATCTAAATACCAACAAGTATTCTAAGAATGTGAACTTGTCCTTTACCGATCCATATTTCACTAAAGATGGTGTCAGCTTAGGCGGCAGTATTTACTGGAATGAGTTCGATGCTCATGAAGCTAACCTAGAGAGATATCAGAACAGCTCTTACGGTATCGCACTTAATTCGGGATTCCCGATTAACGAATATAACCGTATTAACGGTGGAGTAGGTTTCCGACATAATACTATCTCGGAAATTTCGGCCTATGAGCAGGCGCTCAGGTTTTATGACATTTATCGTGATGCGGACCATCCAGATTCAGATCTGGCCTTTAATAACTTCGAGCTCAATCTTGGTTGGTCTCGCAGTACATTGAACCGTGGTACATTCCCATCCGATGGCTCGTCTCAGCGTTTAAGTACTAAGGTAACGATACCAGGTTCTGATCTGCAATATTTCAAGGCAGATTTTGATACTAGTTTCTATTTCCCTCTTAGTCGTAACCACAAGTGGGTCGTGTTAACTAAAGCTCGTTTGGGCTATGGTAATGGTTATGGACAATTTAACGATAATGACCAGATCTTACCTTTTTGGGAAAACTATTATTCAGGCGGAAGCAGTTCGCTACGTGGTTTCAAGTCTAATTCGGTCGGTCCGCGCTCGTTCTACTTGAGTCGTGGTCTAGAACCTTGTACTCCGGATGCGACTGGCGATGGTTGTTATTTACCGGGTGATCCAAATCAGGTCCAGGTCAATGACGGTCGCTCTATCGGTGGTAATGCGATTGCAACAGCCAGTTTTGAAGTGATAGTGCCGACACCTTTCTTGGATGAGGCTTACTCTAACTCAGTGCGTACCAGCTTCTTCTTCGATGCGGGCAACGTGTGGGATACTGAGTTTGATTATGATTCATATAAATACCTTCCTGCCCATGAATTTGATAAACTTGCGGATTATTCTGACGCGAGCAGAATTCGCGCCTCGGCAGGCATGAGTGTGCAATGGTTATCACCCATGGGACCTATGGTATTTAGTTTAGCTTGGCCTGTTAAAGAATACGAAGATGACGAAACTGAAATCTTCTCGTTCAACATTGGTAAAACTTTCTAA
- the fabZ gene encoding 3-hydroxyacyl-ACP dehydratase FabZ — protein MSNELNTMDIKEIMNSLPHRYPFLLIDRVLDYTPGESLHAIKNVTINEPFFQGHFPVQPVMPGVLILEAMAQATGLLAYKSMEAAAEESLYYFAGIDKARFKRVVEPGDQLHFEVKLVKERRGIGVFTGEVRVDGELVCSAQIMCARREIKK, from the coding sequence GTGTCAAATGAATTAAATACCATGGATATCAAAGAGATAATGAATTCTCTTCCCCATAGATATCCATTCTTATTGATCGATCGGGTTTTGGACTATACTCCTGGTGAGTCTCTCCACGCGATAAAGAACGTCACAATCAATGAACCTTTCTTTCAGGGACACTTCCCGGTTCAGCCTGTGATGCCTGGTGTTTTGATCTTAGAAGCCATGGCCCAAGCAACTGGTCTGCTGGCTTATAAATCTATGGAAGCTGCGGCAGAGGAGTCTCTTTATTACTTCGCCGGCATAGATAAGGCGCGTTTTAAGCGTGTGGTTGAACCTGGTGATCAGCTACACTTTGAAGTTAAGTTAGTTAAAGAACGCCGCGGGATCGGGGTGTTTACTGGTGAAGTTCGAGTTGATGGTGAGCTAGTATGCTCGGCACAAATCATGTGTGCTCGTAGAGAGATTAAAAAGTGA